In Hamadaea flava, a genomic segment contains:
- a CDS encoding SCO4848 family membrane protein, whose translation MVITRGWSAFLVAVGVWTWVIWPRFGLAIWKDPRAWSTGQIGEGPPTSFLWVHALLIAASLVIGTIVGVLGIRAWRHAPRR comes from the coding sequence GTGGTCATCACACGTGGTTGGTCGGCGTTCCTGGTCGCGGTCGGCGTCTGGACCTGGGTCATCTGGCCCCGGTTCGGGCTGGCCATCTGGAAGGATCCGCGCGCCTGGTCGACCGGTCAGATCGGGGAGGGCCCGCCCACCAGCTTCCTCTGGGTGCACGCCCTGCTCATCGCGGCCTCGCTCGTCATCGGGACGATCGTGGGCGTCCTAGGCATCCGGGCCTGGCGCCACGCCCCACGACGCTGA
- a CDS encoding tetratricopeptide repeat protein: MTLWPELDLAERYRKAQEFFDAQDYRTAENLLVEVVTAEPAHQASRLLLARTYYHTAQLRRAEEQLRVIIEREPTEAYAHLMLGRTLQRASRHEEAVPHLRMAAIMMGEGA, from the coding sequence GTGACCTTGTGGCCGGAGCTGGATCTGGCGGAGCGGTATCGGAAGGCTCAGGAGTTCTTCGACGCGCAGGACTACCGCACGGCGGAGAATCTGCTGGTCGAGGTGGTGACGGCCGAGCCGGCCCATCAGGCGTCGCGGCTGCTGCTCGCCCGGACCTACTACCACACCGCTCAGCTGCGCCGGGCCGAAGAGCAGCTGCGCGTGATCATCGAGCGGGAGCCCACGGAGGCGTACGCCCATCTCATGCTGGGCCGGACGCTTCAGCGGGCCAGCCGGCACGAAGAAGCCGTACCGCATCTGCGGATGGCCGCGATCATGATGGGCGAGGGGGCCTGA
- a CDS encoding DUF4236 domain-containing protein produces MPFLFRKMTKLGPLRFHFTQHGFSSWGLKIGRWSWNSKTRSHRVDLPGPLSWKQKRSN; encoded by the coding sequence ATGCCTTTCCTCTTCCGCAAGATGACCAAGCTCGGACCGCTGCGGTTTCATTTCACCCAGCACGGGTTCTCGTCGTGGGGGCTGAAGATCGGCCGCTGGTCGTGGAACTCCAAGACCCGTTCGCATCGCGTCGACCTGCCGGGACCGCTGTCCTGGAAGCAGAAGCGCTCGAACTAG
- a CDS encoding GAF domain-containing protein: MHSPYLAEPGTEHKQRAGEIARAHEAFLSGAAPDQLDVRPVVAQSWQRSQRARVDPETPPPIVLTDDELAAYREDHLLSAVLPVLRELVGRVAEADRHLMSIADAQGRLLWVDGHKTVRDTGERIHFVEGAIWDERFAGTNAPGTALALDEAVQIFATEHYSVPVHPWTCAAAPIHDPATGEIIGMIDVTGGSVVAHPHSLALVKAAARAAEAELSWRRAPENGLWLPEQRTVARLSALNRSEGVLLLDGRRVRLSPRHTEILVLLRENPEGMTGDQLADALYEDFANPATLRVEINRLRRAVGDLVQSRPYRLAEGLDADYADVRDALERGEPAAAVAAYAGPLLPMSEARGVAELRDLLDARVRCAVLSTDDPAILEAWATKHGNDDLEIWERLAASRRADLAQQALAKTQVRRLRAEYGLPPNGATFLQRPRR; this comes from the coding sequence ATGCACAGTCCGTACCTGGCGGAGCCGGGGACCGAGCACAAGCAACGGGCGGGCGAGATAGCCCGCGCGCACGAGGCGTTTCTGTCCGGAGCCGCCCCGGACCAGCTCGACGTGCGACCCGTGGTGGCTCAGTCCTGGCAACGGTCGCAGCGGGCCCGCGTCGACCCTGAGACGCCGCCGCCGATCGTGCTCACCGACGACGAGCTGGCCGCGTACCGGGAGGATCATCTGCTCTCGGCCGTCCTGCCGGTGCTGCGTGAACTCGTCGGGCGGGTGGCCGAGGCCGACCGCCACCTGATGTCCATCGCCGACGCCCAGGGCCGGCTGCTCTGGGTCGACGGGCACAAGACCGTCCGCGACACCGGGGAACGCATCCACTTCGTCGAGGGCGCGATCTGGGACGAGCGGTTCGCCGGGACGAACGCGCCCGGCACCGCGCTGGCGCTGGACGAAGCGGTGCAGATCTTCGCGACCGAGCACTACAGCGTGCCGGTGCACCCGTGGACCTGCGCCGCCGCGCCGATCCACGATCCGGCCACCGGCGAGATCATCGGCATGATCGACGTCACCGGCGGCAGCGTCGTCGCCCATCCGCACAGCCTGGCCCTGGTCAAGGCGGCGGCTCGGGCTGCCGAGGCGGAGCTGTCCTGGCGACGCGCCCCGGAGAACGGCCTGTGGCTGCCCGAACAACGCACGGTCGCCCGGCTGTCGGCGCTGAATCGGTCCGAGGGCGTCCTCCTCCTCGACGGACGGCGCGTACGCCTCAGCCCGCGGCACACCGAGATCCTCGTCCTGCTGCGGGAGAACCCCGAGGGGATGACCGGCGACCAGCTCGCCGACGCGCTCTACGAGGACTTCGCCAATCCGGCGACCCTGCGCGTGGAGATCAACCGGCTGCGGCGGGCCGTCGGCGACCTCGTCCAGTCCCGGCCCTATCGCCTGGCCGAAGGACTCGACGCGGACTACGCCGACGTACGGGACGCGCTGGAACGCGGCGAGCCCGCGGCCGCGGTGGCGGCGTACGCCGGGCCGCTGCTGCCCATGTCGGAAGCGCGGGGCGTCGCCGAACTCCGCGACCTGCTCGACGCGCGGGTCCGGTGCGCGGTGCTGTCCACTGACGACCCGGCGATCCTGGAAGCCTGGGCCACCAAACACGGGAACGACGACTTGGAGATCTGGGAACGGCTGGCCGCGTCCCGGCGGGCCGACCTGGCTCAGCAGGCTCTCGCCAAGACCCAGGTACGCCGTCTCCGCGCCGAGTACGGGCTGCCCCCGAACGGTGCAACCTTCCTGCAACGTCCTCGTCGGTAG
- a CDS encoding acyl-CoA dehydrogenase family protein produces MGSPPTTADEARALVEAFLARGDLPTEKTEFLRARFDAGLAWLHYPAGLGGLGASRALQPVADEAFAAAGTPDNEPRRIAVGLGMAAPTLLKHGTAEQRERYLRPLWTGEEVWCQLFSEPGAGSDLAGLACAASKDANGWVITGQKVWTSQAHYARWGILLARTDPDLPKHQGITFFVCDMRAPGVTVRPLRQLTGEAEFNEVFLDEVRLPDAARLGEVGDGWSVARTTLMNERVSIGGDALPREGGAIGLLARTWRDRPELRRPGLHDAVLRAWVRAEAVRLTGLRLRQQLAVGEPGPEGSAVKLAFAGLLQEITGLELELLAEAALRHDEWRQDRGPQPEFPLRTATHRYLRARGSSIEGGTSEILRTIIGERVLGLPAEPRADLAVAWRELPR; encoded by the coding sequence ATGGGTTCACCCCCCACCACAGCGGACGAGGCGCGTGCGCTGGTCGAAGCCTTCCTCGCCCGGGGGGACCTGCCCACCGAGAAGACGGAGTTCCTCCGCGCCCGGTTCGACGCCGGTCTCGCGTGGCTGCACTACCCGGCCGGGCTGGGCGGTCTCGGGGCGTCCCGGGCTCTGCAACCCGTCGCGGACGAGGCGTTCGCCGCCGCCGGTACGCCGGACAACGAGCCGCGCCGGATCGCGGTCGGCCTCGGCATGGCCGCGCCGACGCTGCTCAAACACGGCACGGCCGAGCAACGGGAGCGCTACCTCCGGCCGCTCTGGACGGGCGAGGAGGTCTGGTGCCAACTTTTCAGCGAGCCCGGGGCGGGCTCGGATCTCGCCGGACTCGCCTGCGCGGCGAGTAAGGACGCCAATGGCTGGGTGATCACGGGACAGAAGGTGTGGACGTCCCAGGCCCACTACGCGCGTTGGGGCATCCTGCTCGCGCGTACCGATCCTGACCTGCCGAAACATCAAGGCATTACGTTCTTCGTCTGCGACATGCGCGCGCCCGGCGTGACCGTCCGCCCGCTGCGGCAGCTCACCGGGGAGGCCGAGTTCAACGAGGTGTTCCTCGACGAGGTCCGGCTCCCGGACGCGGCTCGGCTCGGCGAAGTCGGCGACGGCTGGAGCGTTGCGCGTACCACTCTGATGAATGAAAGGGTGAGCATCGGCGGCGACGCGCTGCCGCGGGAGGGTGGTGCGATCGGGCTGCTCGCGCGGACCTGGCGCGACCGGCCGGAGCTGCGCCGCCCCGGCCTGCACGACGCGGTCCTGCGGGCCTGGGTCCGCGCGGAGGCGGTGCGGCTCACCGGGCTGCGGCTGCGACAGCAGCTCGCGGTGGGCGAGCCGGGGCCGGAGGGCTCGGCGGTCAAGCTGGCCTTCGCCGGCCTCCTGCAGGAGATCACCGGCCTGGAGCTGGAGTTGCTCGCGGAGGCCGCGCTGCGGCACGACGAGTGGCGGCAGGATCGTGGGCCGCAGCCGGAGTTCCCGCTCCGCACCGCGACGCATCGATATCTCCGCGCGCGCGGCTCGTCGATCGAGGGCGGCACCTCGGAGATTCTGCGCACGATCATCGGTGAGCGGGTGCTCGGGCTGCCCGCCGAACCCCGCGCCGATCTGGCCGTCGCGTGGCGGGAGCTGCCGCGATGA
- a CDS encoding acyl-CoA dehydrogenase family protein, protein MTGLLYSEVESALRAELRAMLRQHSDPPARIERADPVDVDLWRRLADMGLAGLLVPEELGGAGASPREAAVVLEELGRAVAPVPYLGCAVVAGTALLSCGEPDLLAGLAAGERPVALAVPFAGPPSGAWSPTVTAAGDRLTGSVRAVADAITAEILLVPAGAGLFAVEARRVRREQCTSLDETRRLCDLSFDGTPGRLLAEGADAETAVRDALLAGAALLASEQVGVAEWCLDTTVEHARGRYQFGRPIGSFQAVKHRLADVWVAVTQARAVARYAASAVAEKSEVEVAAALAQAHCSGVAVEAAEACVQLHGGIGMTWEHPAHLYLKRARSAALAYGAADVHRARLAELVDLPPA, encoded by the coding sequence ATGACCGGGCTGCTCTATTCCGAAGTGGAAAGTGCACTGCGTGCCGAGCTGCGCGCGATGCTGCGGCAGCACAGCGATCCGCCCGCTCGGATCGAGCGCGCCGACCCGGTGGACGTCGACCTCTGGCGCCGCCTCGCCGACATGGGCCTGGCTGGGCTGCTCGTCCCGGAGGAGCTGGGCGGCGCGGGCGCGAGTCCGCGGGAGGCCGCCGTGGTCCTCGAAGAACTGGGCCGGGCCGTCGCACCCGTGCCCTATCTGGGCTGCGCCGTGGTTGCGGGCACGGCGCTGCTCTCCTGCGGCGAGCCGGACCTCCTCGCCGGTCTCGCCGCAGGAGAGCGCCCGGTCGCGCTGGCGGTGCCGTTCGCCGGCCCGCCGTCCGGTGCCTGGTCGCCCACCGTCACGGCGGCGGGGGACCGGCTCACCGGCTCGGTCCGGGCCGTGGCGGACGCGATCACCGCGGAGATCCTGCTGGTCCCGGCGGGTGCCGGACTGTTCGCCGTCGAAGCTCGACGGGTACGCCGAGAGCAGTGCACGTCGTTGGACGAGACCCGCCGGCTGTGCGACCTGAGCTTCGACGGCACACCCGGACGGCTGCTGGCCGAAGGGGCCGACGCCGAGACGGCGGTCCGGGACGCGCTGCTCGCGGGGGCGGCCCTGCTGGCCAGCGAGCAGGTCGGCGTGGCGGAGTGGTGCTTGGACACGACGGTCGAGCACGCCCGCGGCAGGTACCAGTTCGGCCGGCCGATCGGGTCGTTCCAGGCGGTCAAGCATCGACTGGCCGACGTGTGGGTCGCGGTGACGCAGGCGCGGGCGGTCGCCCGGTACGCCGCCTCGGCCGTCGCGGAGAAGTCGGAGGTGGAGGTCGCCGCGGCGTTGGCTCAGGCGCACTGCTCCGGGGTCGCCGTCGAGGCGGCGGAGGCGTGCGTACAGCTGCACGGCGGGATCGGGATGACCTGGGAACACCCGGCGCACCTCTACCTCAAGCGCGCCCGTTCGGCGGCCTTGGCGTACGGGGCGGCCGACGTGCACCGGGCGCGCCTGGCCGAGCTGGTCGATCTGCCGCCCGCTTGA
- a CDS encoding ABC transporter ATP-binding protein: MDEDPHGLTLDGVTVQFGGLTALEDVRLTVPPGKVVGVIGPNGAGKTTLFNVICGFVRPTRGELRFGGRTLRPRPHRLAALGIGRTLQGVGLFAGLSVVENVMAGATHTARSGFTSALLGLPRSDRDERRLRDEAMALLTQFGIAEHAQAEPAALPYPVRKKVALARALAARPRLLLLDEPAGGLGAEDIAELAELVVTLPGRDDGGHSVMLVEHHMDFVMSVCDEVAVLDFGRLIAVGPPETVRDDPAVAEAYLGPTLEGRTA; encoded by the coding sequence ATGGACGAGGATCCGCACGGCCTCACGCTCGACGGCGTCACCGTCCAGTTCGGCGGGTTGACCGCCCTGGAGGACGTCCGGCTGACCGTGCCGCCCGGCAAGGTCGTCGGCGTGATCGGGCCCAACGGGGCGGGCAAGACCACGTTGTTCAACGTGATCTGCGGGTTCGTCCGGCCCACCCGCGGCGAACTGCGGTTCGGCGGGCGTACGCTGCGGCCGCGTCCGCACCGGCTGGCCGCGCTCGGCATCGGGCGCACCCTGCAGGGCGTCGGCCTGTTCGCCGGACTGTCCGTCGTGGAGAACGTGATGGCGGGCGCCACGCATACGGCGCGATCAGGTTTCACCAGCGCGCTGTTGGGGCTGCCCCGCAGCGACCGGGACGAGCGGCGGCTGCGCGACGAGGCCATGGCGCTGCTGACGCAGTTCGGCATCGCCGAGCACGCCCAGGCGGAGCCCGCCGCCCTGCCCTATCCGGTACGCAAGAAGGTCGCCCTCGCCCGCGCGCTCGCGGCCCGCCCCCGCCTGCTGCTGCTCGACGAACCAGCGGGCGGCCTCGGCGCGGAGGACATCGCCGAACTGGCGGAGCTGGTCGTGACCCTGCCCGGCCGGGACGACGGCGGCCACTCGGTGATGCTCGTCGAACACCACATGGACTTCGTGATGTCGGTCTGCGACGAGGTCGCCGTGCTCGACTTCGGCCGCCTCATCGCCGTCGGCCCGCCCGAGACGGTCCGCGACGACCCCGCAGTGGCCGAGGCGTACCTGGGTCCGACGCTGGAAGGCAGGACCGCATGA
- a CDS encoding ABC transporter ATP-binding protein — protein MTLLQVAGLVVGYGAAPVLHEVDLTVPPATIVTVLGANGAGKTTLLRTLSGLLRPIGGTIRFDGGSLAGVPVERVVRLGLAHVPEGRGVVAELTVEENLRLGGVWQADRRDARLAQDEVYELFPALAARRRHAGHQLSGGERQMLALGRALVARPRLLLLDEPSLGLAPRITAQIMALLRRLCDETGLAVLLVEQNVRSALSVADQGVVLSLGRVVAAADAAQLRDDAGLRHAYLGF, from the coding sequence ATGACGCTGCTTCAGGTGGCGGGTCTCGTCGTCGGCTACGGCGCCGCGCCGGTGCTGCACGAGGTCGACCTGACCGTACCGCCCGCGACGATCGTGACGGTGCTCGGTGCCAACGGCGCGGGCAAGACGACGCTGCTGCGTACGCTGTCCGGCCTGCTGCGCCCGATCGGCGGGACCATCCGGTTCGACGGAGGCTCGCTCGCCGGAGTCCCGGTGGAACGGGTGGTACGCCTCGGTCTCGCCCACGTCCCCGAGGGCCGGGGCGTCGTGGCCGAGCTGACGGTCGAGGAGAATCTGCGGCTCGGCGGCGTATGGCAGGCCGACCGCCGCGACGCCCGGCTGGCCCAGGACGAGGTCTACGAGCTGTTCCCGGCCTTGGCGGCGCGTCGCCGGCACGCCGGGCACCAGCTGTCCGGCGGCGAACGGCAGATGCTGGCCCTCGGTCGGGCCCTGGTCGCCCGCCCCCGGCTGCTGCTCCTGGACGAGCCGTCGCTCGGCCTGGCGCCCCGGATCACCGCTCAGATCATGGCGCTGCTCCGGCGGCTCTGCGACGAGACCGGGCTGGCCGTGCTCCTCGTCGAGCAGAACGTCCGCAGCGCCTTGTCCGTCGCCGACCAGGGGGTCGTCCTGTCCCTCGGCCGGGTCGTCGCCGCGGCCGACGCCGCTCAGCTGCGCGACGACGCCGGGCTGCGGCACGCGTACTTGGGGTTCTGA
- a CDS encoding branched-chain amino acid ABC transporter permease — protein sequence MDRFLFLTVDGLAKGAVYAAFALAVVLIWRAARIVNFAQGAMAVATVYAAYSVTQATGSYWLGFAAALASGLVLGAGIERVVMRFVPHTSPLNSVIVALGLVLLLQAVLGALYGNEFRPVETPFSRTGITVGGVALLSRYDLFVLGAVLLLVVLLALLFTRTSTGLRMRSAAFAPEVSRLLGVNVAGLLTFGWALAAAVGALAGMLVVPTELGLHPNTMDMVFVSSFTAAVVGGLDSPIGAVVGGLAVGLVLSYAAGYLGSDVTPIATLALLLAVLLIRPGGLFAGVRTRAV from the coding sequence ATGGATCGTTTTCTGTTCCTGACCGTCGACGGCCTCGCCAAGGGCGCGGTCTACGCGGCGTTCGCGCTGGCGGTGGTGCTGATCTGGCGCGCCGCCCGGATCGTCAACTTCGCCCAGGGTGCGATGGCGGTCGCCACCGTGTACGCCGCCTACAGCGTGACCCAGGCGACCGGGTCGTACTGGCTGGGCTTCGCGGCCGCGCTCGCTTCCGGACTGGTCCTGGGGGCCGGGATCGAGCGCGTCGTGATGCGGTTCGTGCCGCACACCTCCCCGCTGAACTCGGTGATCGTGGCGCTCGGGCTGGTCCTGCTGTTGCAGGCGGTCCTCGGCGCGCTCTACGGCAACGAGTTCCGGCCGGTCGAGACCCCGTTCAGCCGGACGGGCATCACCGTCGGCGGGGTCGCCCTGCTCTCGCGGTACGACCTGTTCGTCCTCGGCGCGGTGCTGCTCCTGGTCGTGCTGCTGGCGCTGCTGTTCACGCGGACGTCGACCGGCCTGCGGATGCGCTCGGCGGCGTTCGCCCCGGAGGTCTCGCGGCTGCTCGGCGTCAACGTGGCCGGGCTGCTCACCTTCGGCTGGGCGCTGGCCGCCGCGGTCGGCGCGCTCGCCGGGATGCTCGTCGTCCCGACCGAACTCGGCCTGCACCCGAACACCATGGACATGGTCTTCGTCTCGTCGTTCACGGCCGCGGTCGTGGGCGGCCTGGACAGCCCGATCGGCGCGGTCGTCGGCGGCCTGGCCGTCGGGCTCGTCCTGTCCTACGCCGCCGGATACCTGGGCAGCGACGTCACGCCGATCGCGACGCTCGCCCTTTTGCTGGCCGTGCTCCTGATCCGTCCCGGCGGGCTGTTCGCCGGCGTCCGAACGAGGGCCGTATGA
- a CDS encoding branched-chain amino acid ABC transporter permease produces MTTLVRHLMWTAIAAAALLAVTYALPPFRNYQLATAAAYLCATAGLTVLVGLSGQLSLGHGAVMAVGAYAVALSQNRLADAGLTGNGVLVLSLALGVLAALVGGLIVGLAAARLRGPYLAGVTLAVAVALPAVTTVWAGVFHSDQGLSVYLDPPPAGLGYDFPLERWQSWLALAGALLVMLLLANLLRSRFGRSLRAVRDDEAAARLAGIDVARTQVLAFVVSAGCAGLGGGLLAVLTQSVSPGAYSLTLSLFLLMAVVVGGLGRLAGAVWGALLLVVLPDLTHTIVASLTLSPAAAQRLEGNLPLAVFGLTLIVVMIAAPGGVQGVVRRLLP; encoded by the coding sequence ATGACCACACTGGTCCGTCATCTGATGTGGACGGCGATCGCGGCGGCCGCGCTCCTCGCGGTCACCTACGCGCTGCCGCCGTTCCGGAACTACCAGCTCGCCACGGCGGCGGCGTACCTGTGCGCCACCGCCGGGCTGACCGTCCTGGTCGGACTGAGCGGGCAGTTGTCGCTCGGGCACGGTGCGGTGATGGCCGTCGGGGCGTACGCCGTCGCGCTGAGCCAGAACCGCCTCGCCGACGCCGGGCTCACCGGAAACGGCGTACTGGTGCTGTCGTTGGCGCTGGGCGTGCTGGCCGCGCTCGTCGGGGGCCTGATCGTGGGGCTGGCGGCCGCCCGGTTGCGGGGACCTTACCTGGCCGGCGTGACGCTGGCCGTCGCCGTCGCGCTGCCCGCTGTCACCACGGTGTGGGCTGGGGTCTTCCACAGCGACCAGGGCCTGAGCGTCTACCTCGACCCGCCGCCGGCCGGACTCGGCTACGACTTCCCGCTGGAACGCTGGCAGTCCTGGCTGGCCCTGGCCGGAGCGCTGCTCGTCATGCTGCTGCTGGCGAACCTGCTCCGCAGCCGATTCGGCCGCTCGCTGCGGGCCGTCCGGGACGACGAGGCGGCCGCCCGGCTGGCCGGGATCGACGTCGCGCGTACGCAGGTGCTCGCGTTCGTGGTGAGCGCGGGATGCGCCGGTCTCGGCGGCGGGCTCCTCGCGGTCCTCACCCAGAGCGTGTCACCGGGGGCGTACTCGCTGACCTTGTCGCTGTTCCTGCTCATGGCGGTGGTGGTCGGCGGCCTCGGCCGGCTCGCAGGCGCGGTCTGGGGAGCGTTGCTGCTCGTGGTGCTGCCCGACCTCACCCACACGATCGTCGCGAGCCTCACGCTCAGTCCGGCCGCCGCGCAGCGGCTGGAGGGCAACCTGCCGCTGGCCGTGTTCGGCCTGACCTTGATCGTCGTCATGATCGCCGCGCCCGGCGGTGTTCAGGGCGTCGTCCGCCGGCTCCTGCCGTAG
- a CDS encoding ABC transporter substrate-binding protein: MHRIAQRGLALAVCVSLFAATVACSSDDQGGGGKAAVPGVTDTEIVVGTHMPLTGPASAGYSKIAPASKAYFDFVNANGGVNGRKITYKVMDDGYNPANTQQVVRQLVLQDKVFAILNGLGTPTHSGVLDFLKTNRVPDLFVASGSRSWDQPDKYPGTFGFNPDYTVEGKILANYVKSNFAGQKTCFLGQSDDFGTDSLAGVEKVLGKDGVTAKETYVVTNTNVAPQIGAFKTAGCQVVILATVPGFTALALGTAARLSYKPQFVVSNVGGDLPTLAKLLGEAKGLTEGLLGANYLPLMFDANDPWIQLFQKVNKDFGGGAEFDGNVIYGMSVAYLFVQVLQAAGKDLSRESLLAAVEKGGYQGPGLAPLRYAKGDHSGYGGERMVKVSGGVQQFFGPTYETDEADAPVKEYAGTPATPPANGVPTA, encoded by the coding sequence ATGCATCGCATAGCACAGCGCGGTCTCGCTCTCGCCGTATGCGTCTCGCTGTTCGCCGCCACCGTCGCGTGCAGCTCCGACGACCAGGGCGGCGGGGGCAAAGCGGCGGTTCCCGGTGTGACCGACACCGAAATCGTCGTCGGTACGCACATGCCGCTGACCGGGCCCGCGTCGGCGGGCTACTCGAAGATCGCGCCGGCGAGCAAGGCGTACTTCGACTTCGTCAACGCCAACGGCGGGGTGAACGGCCGCAAGATCACCTACAAGGTCATGGACGACGGCTACAACCCGGCCAACACCCAGCAGGTCGTGCGGCAGCTCGTCTTGCAGGACAAGGTGTTCGCGATCCTCAACGGACTCGGCACGCCGACCCACTCGGGCGTGCTCGACTTCCTGAAGACCAACCGCGTGCCGGACCTGTTCGTGGCCTCCGGCAGCCGCAGCTGGGACCAGCCCGACAAGTATCCGGGCACGTTCGGCTTCAACCCCGACTACACCGTCGAGGGCAAGATCCTCGCGAACTACGTGAAGAGCAACTTCGCCGGGCAGAAGACGTGCTTCCTCGGGCAGAGCGACGACTTCGGCACGGACAGCCTGGCCGGCGTGGAGAAGGTGCTGGGCAAGGACGGCGTCACCGCCAAGGAGACCTACGTGGTCACCAACACCAACGTCGCCCCGCAGATCGGCGCGTTCAAGACGGCCGGCTGCCAGGTGGTCATCCTGGCCACGGTGCCCGGCTTCACCGCGCTCGCCCTCGGCACCGCCGCGCGGCTGTCCTACAAGCCGCAGTTCGTCGTCTCCAACGTCGGCGGCGACCTGCCCACCCTGGCCAAGCTGCTCGGCGAGGCCAAGGGCCTGACCGAAGGGCTGCTCGGCGCGAACTACCTGCCGCTGATGTTCGACGCGAACGACCCCTGGATCCAGCTGTTCCAGAAGGTCAACAAGGACTTCGGCGGCGGCGCCGAGTTCGACGGCAACGTCATCTACGGCATGTCGGTGGCGTACCTGTTCGTGCAGGTGCTCCAGGCCGCTGGGAAGGACCTCAGCCGGGAGTCGCTGCTCGCCGCGGTCGAGAAGGGCGGCTACCAGGGTCCTGGCCTCGCCCCGCTCCGGTACGCCAAGGGAGACCACTCCGGCTACGGCGGTGAGCGCATGGTGAAGGTGTCCGGTGGAGTGCAGCAGTTCTTCGGTCCCACCTATGAGACCGACGAGGCCGACGCCCCGGTGAAGGAGTACGCCGGAACGCCCGCCACCCCGCCCGCCAACGGCGTACCCACCGCCTGA
- a CDS encoding TetR/AcrR family transcriptional regulator — MTGVGTTTGRVDGRTLRAERTRAAIVDAHLALIGTGDLRPTGERIAERAGISLRALWTNFKDMEALFAASGEKLAERQAAAHRPIESGLPLPQRIEAYCEQRARMLEMLAPCARAAALREPFSAQLKENRVKAIALVRAEIEEVFATELALAGPGDGQLLQALVVASTWASWSMLRDELGLDLDAARGVLARTVSALLAAAITNSLR, encoded by the coding sequence ATGACCGGCGTCGGGACCACCACCGGCCGGGTCGACGGCCGGACGCTGCGGGCCGAGCGGACCCGGGCCGCGATCGTGGACGCCCACTTGGCCTTGATCGGCACGGGCGACCTTCGCCCGACCGGCGAGCGGATCGCCGAGCGGGCCGGGATCTCGCTCCGGGCGCTGTGGACGAACTTCAAGGACATGGAGGCGTTGTTCGCCGCGTCCGGGGAGAAGCTCGCCGAACGGCAGGCGGCCGCGCATCGGCCCATCGAATCGGGGCTGCCGCTGCCGCAGCGGATCGAGGCGTACTGCGAGCAGCGGGCGCGGATGCTGGAGATGCTCGCGCCGTGTGCGCGGGCGGCAGCGTTGCGCGAACCGTTCTCCGCTCAGCTGAAGGAGAACCGGGTCAAGGCCATCGCGCTGGTCCGGGCCGAGATCGAGGAGGTCTTCGCGACCGAGCTGGCCTTGGCCGGACCCGGTGACGGCCAGCTCCTCCAGGCCCTGGTCGTGGCGAGCACCTGGGCCTCCTGGTCGATGCTGCGCGACGAGCTGGGCCTCGACCTCGACGCCGCCCGGGGCGTACTGGCCCGGACGGTGTCGGCTCTGCTCGCCGCGGCGATCACCAACAGCCTGCGTTAG